Proteins encoded in a region of the Zea mays cultivar B73 chromosome 4, Zm-B73-REFERENCE-NAM-5.0, whole genome shotgun sequence genome:
- the LOC100273628 gene encoding uncharacterized protein LOC100273628 yields MYPQMVYHADVRAREKELAAAETETETMGCCSCAPLGRMISRCIIKRNVGRERRMRYDERTGMDYAMAYAPPQTCYVRPTDARTVTLATTNAHADHPDPHPQRAHAATTMPLEPAGGAPAQRAGMQPPRKPKKKKKKKQVRFTPPGPPVPARGDDAAAAHDTATAASGGGAYHHGPPPDPSSYSPAPPPASHGYGYGYGQYAPSPLPRWEMLGTPRRHEYFSSEYRWYYPTPVREGIYSFATDANGRLTTIFSEENPNACTIV; encoded by the exons ATGTATCCACAGATGGTATATCATGCAGATGTTCGGGCGAGGGAGAAGGAGTTGGCGGCGGCGGAGACGGAGACGGAGACCATGGGCTGCTGCTCCTGCGCTCCCTTGGGCAGGATGATATCCAGATGTATCATCAAACGCAACG TAGGAAGAGAACGGCGCATGAGGTACGACGAGAGGACGGGAATGGACTATGCCATGGCGTACGCTCCCCCGCAGACATGCTACGTGCGCCCAACAGACGCGCGCACCGTCACCTTGGCCACCACCAACGCCCACGCCGACCATCCGGATCCACACCCACAGCGAGCGCACGCAGCGACGACCATGCCGCTTGAACCGgcgggcggcgcccctgcccaacGCGCCGGCATGCAGCCACCGCGCAAgcccaagaagaagaagaagaagaaacaagTCCGGTTCACGCCTCCAGGGCCACCGGTGCCCGCGCGCGGTGACGACGCCGCGGCGGCGCATGACACCGCCACGGCGGCAAGCGGCGGCGGCGCCTACCACCACGGCCCGCCGCCTGATCCGTCGTCCTACTCCCCCGCGCCACCGCCGGCATCACACGGGTACGGGTACGGGTACGGGCAGTACGCGCCGTCGCCGCTCCCGCGGTGGGAGATGCTGGGCACGCCGAGGCGGCACGAGTACTTCTCCAGCGAGTACCGCTGGTACTACCCGACGCCGGTGCGCGAGGGCATCTACAGCTTCGCCACCGACGCCAACGGCCGCCTCACCACCATCTTCAGCGAGGAGAACCCCAATGCCTGCACCATCGTCTGA
- the LOC100273628 gene encoding uncharacterized protein isoform X1, whose amino-acid sequence MYPQMVYHADVRAREKELAAAETETETMGCCSCAPLGRMISRCIIKRNGRERRMRYDERTGMDYAMAYAPPQTCYVRPTDARTVTLATTNAHADHPDPHPQRAHAATTMPLEPAGGAPAQRAGMQPPRKPKKKKKKKQVRFTPPGPPVPARGDDAAAAHDTATAASGGGAYHHGPPPDPSSYSPAPPPASHGYGYGYGQYAPSPLPRWEMLGTPRRHEYFSSEYRWYYPTPVREGIYSFATDANGRLTTIFSEENPNACTIV is encoded by the exons ATGTATCCACAGATGGTATATCATGCAGATGTTCGGGCGAGGGAGAAGGAGTTGGCGGCGGCGGAGACGGAGACGGAGACCATGGGCTGCTGCTCCTGCGCTCCCTTGGGCAGGATGATATCCAGATGTATCATCAAACGCAACG GAAGAGAACGGCGCATGAGGTACGACGAGAGGACGGGAATGGACTATGCCATGGCGTACGCTCCCCCGCAGACATGCTACGTGCGCCCAACAGACGCGCGCACCGTCACCTTGGCCACCACCAACGCCCACGCCGACCATCCGGATCCACACCCACAGCGAGCGCACGCAGCGACGACCATGCCGCTTGAACCGgcgggcggcgcccctgcccaacGCGCCGGCATGCAGCCACCGCGCAAgcccaagaagaagaagaagaagaaacaagTCCGGTTCACGCCTCCAGGGCCACCGGTGCCCGCGCGCGGTGACGACGCCGCGGCGGCGCATGACACCGCCACGGCGGCAAGCGGCGGCGGCGCCTACCACCACGGCCCGCCGCCTGATCCGTCGTCCTACTCCCCCGCGCCACCGCCGGCATCACACGGGTACGGGTACGGGTACGGGCAGTACGCGCCGTCGCCGCTCCCGCGGTGGGAGATGCTGGGCACGCCGAGGCGGCACGAGTACTTCTCCAGCGAGTACCGCTGGTACTACCCGACGCCGGTGCGCGAGGGCATCTACAGCTTCGCCACCGACGCCAACGGCCGCCTCACCACCATCTTCAGCGAGGAGAACCCCAATGCCTGCACCATCGTCTGA